The Acidobacteriota bacterium genome includes a window with the following:
- the cybH gene encoding Ni/Fe-hydrogenase, b-type cytochrome subunit: MAARILPSQIVSASSTRTEQTVRYYVWDRAVRAGHWLNFVCLIALVFTGFYIGGPFYRPTVDEPFFASTMATMKNVHFLAAVFFSVNGLFRVYWFFGGKTYRHWFRFHLWQASFWREVWWKLREYLSLRYIGHYAPTLDHNALASLTYTLLFLACAFISVTGFAMKGAINPDGTLSMFFGWVIPFLGGEASVRGLHRLTMWLILGFAVHHIGFVIYYEVLTERGLISSIITGYKSRPSDWQEKLIPWKKD; this comes from the coding sequence ATGGCCGCAAGAATTCTTCCTTCCCAAATCGTGTCGGCGAGCAGCACGCGCACCGAACAGACGGTGCGGTATTACGTCTGGGATCGCGCCGTGCGCGCCGGGCACTGGCTCAATTTTGTCTGCCTGATCGCGCTGGTCTTCACGGGCTTTTACATCGGCGGGCCGTTTTATCGCCCCACCGTAGACGAGCCATTCTTTGCCAGCACGATGGCGACGATGAAAAACGTGCACTTCCTTGCCGCCGTCTTTTTCAGCGTCAACGGCCTGTTCCGCGTGTACTGGTTTTTTGGCGGCAAGACCTATCGCCATTGGTTCCGCTTTCATTTGTGGCAAGCCTCGTTTTGGCGCGAAGTCTGGTGGAAGCTGCGCGAATACCTATCGTTGCGTTACATCGGCCATTACGCGCCGACACTTGATCACAACGCGCTGGCGTCGCTGACTTACACGCTGCTCTTTCTGGCCTGCGCGTTCATCTCGGTGACCGGCTTTGCGATGAAAGGCGCGATCAACCCTGATGGCACGCTGAGTATGTTTTTTGGCTGGGTGATTCCGTTCCTGGGTGGCGAAGCGAGCGTGCGCGGGCTGCACCGGTTGACGATGTGGCTGATCCTGGGTTTCGCCGTGCATCACATCGGCTTCGTGATTTATTACGAAGTGCTGACCGAGCGCGGACTGATCTCTTCGATCATCACCGGTTACAAATCGCGTCCGTCCGATTGGCAAGAGAAACTCATCCCGTGGAAAAAAGACTAA